Below is a window of Fervidobacterium pennivorans DSM 9078 DNA.
AGATGTACAAGAAGCGCACAGATTTATGACTCTAAAGTGTTATTTATAATTATTGCAATAATCGTTTCTTATACCGCTTACCTAACATTATTAACTCCCAAGCTCAATCCTGGGCTACACTGGGTAGCTATTCTTACCTTTTTGCTCAACGGCTCATTCTTTTTAATACAGTTAGCAACTATATCCCCGCTCGGATTTAGTCTCAAAGAGATATATTATTTGTTTATGGTAATTTTCATGTTCGTAGCACCGCTTATCCAATACATTTCTGGACAGTTTCCTTGGTGGGATACATACTTGTTAACAAATGAAAGAATTATTTATGCTAACATTCTCATTTTGCTCTTCACGGTGCTATTTGAGCTAACATATATAAAAACGAATGAACGTGCCAAAACATTTCTGGGAAAGATTTTCCAGAAGGAAATTAAACACCACAGGCTTTACATCTCTTGGTTGTTGATTGTCTCAGCTTTTTACTTTGCTTACCTGCTTCGGGAAGCTTCAACTATTGTTCTTTTGTTTTCCAGAGGTACCTATGGCGAAGTCTTCACAGATGTATCTCAGCCTGTTATGCTGATTTTGAACATTACCTTTGGCGGAATTTCGGTACATCTCTTAGCTTATGTTATTGCTACGGCAAGAAAGCGTGCGTCTATTAATCGCATACTTCTGGCTTTGGCGTCGTTACTGGTTATACTGGAAAATTTTCCAACAGGAAGAGCAAGATTTTGGACGGGGGCAGTTTACTTGGGAATTTTTATAGTTTGGAAAAGAACCTTTAAAAAGAAAAATTTGTTTAAAGTAATTTTTATAGTAAGTTTCATAATACTATTTCCACTTTTGAACCTTTTTAGAGCACAAGCCATTAACGAAGCACTTGGTTCGAACATCAAACCACCAACCATTCTTGAAACTATAACTACCGGTGATTTCGACGCCTATTCAATGTTTGTAAGAACCATAGCGGTAGTTCACGAGGAAGGACCAACAAATGGGAGACAACTCCTCGGCAATCTGCTTTTTTTCGTTCCCAGGTCTGTATGGCAGAATAAACCTGTGGGAAGTGGTCATGAAATAGCTCAAAGACTTGGGTGGAGCTTTACAAATGTGTCATGTCCGCTCGTGGGAGAGGCATACATTAACTTCGGGATTTTGGGAATACCATTGTTTGCGATTGCACTTGGCTATGTGACGAAAAAGTTAGATTCCTTATATTATGGCTCTATAGTTCGTTTTAGTAATAATGTGCTGGTGATAGAATTACTTTACCCTTTTTACATAGGATTCCTGTTTTTCATCCTTAGAGGGGATTTGCTCAGCTCATTAAGTTATACTATAGGTTTTTCGATACCAGTCTTTATTGAGGTTTTGTTGGAGCACATGCTATTCAAGTCCGTCTTGTAGAAGGAGGGAGAAAACGTGAGAA
It encodes the following:
- a CDS encoding O-antigen polymerase; this translates as MKKLLASNSRCTRSAQIYDSKVLFIIIAIIVSYTAYLTLLTPKLNPGLHWVAILTFLLNGSFFLIQLATISPLGFSLKEIYYLFMVIFMFVAPLIQYISGQFPWWDTYLLTNERIIYANILILLFTVLFELTYIKTNERAKTFLGKIFQKEIKHHRLYISWLLIVSAFYFAYLLREASTIVLLFSRGTYGEVFTDVSQPVMLILNITFGGISVHLLAYVIATARKRASINRILLALASLLVILENFPTGRARFWTGAVYLGIFIVWKRTFKKKNLFKVIFIVSFIILFPLLNLFRAQAINEALGSNIKPPTILETITTGDFDAYSMFVRTIAVVHEEGPTNGRQLLGNLLFFVPRSVWQNKPVGSGHEIAQRLGWSFTNVSCPLVGEAYINFGILGIPLFAIALGYVTKKLDSLYYGSIVRFSNNVLVIELLYPFYIGFLFFILRGDLLSSLSYTIGFSIPVFIEVLLEHMLFKSVL